The following are encoded in a window of Novosphingobium sp. THN1 genomic DNA:
- a CDS encoding GIY-YIG nuclease family protein, with protein MKVSELIQPPEYFIPFRFSHKRRCPDQSGCYILSNHSHEILYIGLTVNLSRRFEEHWDSDGKRRLTDLGRSIWFEWRETNDLETMERSWMNHHLAVTGALPVLNKLYSPTRI; from the coding sequence ATGAAAGTTTCCGAGCTTATACAACCGCCGGAATACTTTATTCCATTTAGATTTTCACACAAAAGAAGATGTCCAGATCAATCTGGATGTTACATTTTAAGCAATCATTCACATGAAATTTTATACATCGGCCTAACCGTTAATCTTTCCAGGCGATTTGAGGAGCATTGGGACTCGGACGGCAAGCGTAGGCTGACGGATTTGGGACGATCAATATGGTTCGAGTGGCGCGAAACCAACGACTTGGAAACGATGGAGCGCAGTTGGATGAACCATCACCTTGCTGTGACGGGTGCACTTCCAGTCCTGAATAAGCTCTATTCGCCGACACGGATTTAG
- a CDS encoding TonB-dependent receptor domain-containing protein, whose product MNTSRLAHLLLLSTALLTPALVHAQEAAPAPSPAPEASADQAAADPQAEEQPQEAAPEVSIPGGEIVVTGQRDRNLQRAAPQVVSVLGTAEIARTGEGNIAGALGRVTGLSVVGNGYVYVRGLGDRYSLALLNGSPLPSPEPLKRVVPLDLFPSSIIASSLVQKSYSVNYPGEFGGGVVNLTTKSVPQEAFVNVGIGGAWDTETTNQLGYTYYGSSTDWTGFDNGQRDFTKALQSFFASGERLSSGNVDAVAVGQGIVNTRNGLTQRIPNMPGNGSLSLSAGKSFELGGATLGVIATAGYNNKWLTRDVLSQTSVESDLADLQSDFRRVTTDNRIVVNGMLGLGLEFGRNKIRWTNLYIRDTLKHTRISLGQRNQTSADWQQQETAWYERQLIDSQIVAELKPLDGLSVDLRGGYANSQREAPYELGFEYVRTNVASDPLGRFFVNNLDGNAGRANVSFSDLNEDLWSGGIDVSYKVSPAITATVGYAYTDTRRTSSRRDFQWRAVDLPDGVNLFRPDYLLSNAVIKAFNIGLVDTNEGNPAFLATLKNHGAYAKIDAQLTDTLQLDAGVRYETAKMAVSAIPVFKDVTAITAPTSLNNGYWLPAATLTWSFRDDMQLRANASKTIARPQFRELIYQFYFDPDTNRTYRGNPNLQDSTLTNAEARYEWYYARDQRFSIAGFWKRIDKPIESFVSLESDNFITSFANAPKADLYGAEIELQKYFDLADWGGMWESRRFAVIANYTYTKSKLKVKEGDQTSYYLAASTRALDYFRDGAPLTGQSEHIANVQLGLEDTDKLSQQTILLSYASKRVFSRGLLNTGQPDVIQDPGLRIDFVARQGFKLFKNDLELKFEARNITGRRNYEYQQSGANRVEVNSYDVGRTFALSASMTF is encoded by the coding sequence ATGAATACCTCGCGGCTCGCACACCTGCTGCTGCTGTCCACCGCGCTGCTCACGCCGGCGCTTGTCCATGCGCAAGAGGCCGCGCCGGCGCCGTCTCCGGCTCCGGAAGCTTCCGCCGATCAGGCCGCGGCGGATCCGCAGGCCGAAGAGCAGCCGCAGGAGGCCGCGCCTGAAGTCTCCATTCCCGGTGGCGAGATCGTCGTGACCGGACAGCGCGATCGCAACCTGCAACGCGCCGCTCCGCAAGTCGTTTCGGTTCTCGGCACTGCCGAAATCGCGCGGACCGGCGAAGGCAACATTGCCGGCGCACTCGGCCGCGTGACCGGCCTCAGCGTCGTCGGCAATGGCTATGTCTATGTGCGAGGCCTCGGCGATCGCTACTCGCTCGCGCTGCTCAACGGTTCTCCCTTGCCGAGCCCCGAACCGCTCAAGCGCGTCGTCCCGCTCGACTTGTTTCCCTCGAGCATCATCGCCTCGTCGCTGGTGCAGAAGTCCTACTCGGTCAACTATCCCGGCGAATTCGGCGGCGGCGTGGTGAACCTCACCACCAAGTCGGTCCCGCAGGAAGCCTTCGTCAATGTCGGCATCGGCGGCGCCTGGGATACGGAGACGACCAACCAGCTTGGCTATACCTACTATGGCTCGAGCACCGACTGGACCGGGTTCGACAACGGCCAGCGTGATTTCACCAAGGCCCTGCAGAGCTTCTTCGCCAGCGGCGAGCGCCTCTCCTCGGGCAATGTCGATGCCGTTGCCGTGGGGCAGGGCATCGTCAACACCCGCAATGGCCTCACCCAGCGCATTCCCAACATGCCCGGTAACGGCTCGCTCTCGCTTTCGGCGGGCAAGTCGTTCGAGCTTGGCGGCGCGACACTCGGCGTCATCGCCACCGCCGGGTACAACAACAAGTGGCTGACCCGTGACGTTCTGAGCCAGACATCGGTCGAATCCGATCTCGCTGATCTGCAGTCCGATTTCCGCCGCGTCACCACCGACAACCGCATCGTCGTCAACGGCATGCTGGGGCTGGGACTGGAATTCGGGCGCAACAAGATCCGCTGGACCAACCTCTACATCCGCGACACGCTAAAGCACACGCGCATCAGCCTGGGCCAGCGCAACCAGACTTCGGCGGACTGGCAGCAGCAGGAAACCGCTTGGTACGAGCGCCAGCTGATCGACAGCCAGATCGTCGCCGAATTGAAGCCGCTCGACGGCCTCAGCGTTGACCTGCGCGGCGGCTATGCCAATTCGCAGCGTGAAGCGCCTTATGAACTCGGCTTCGAGTATGTGCGCACCAATGTCGCCTCGGACCCGCTTGGCCGATTTTTCGTCAACAATCTCGATGGCAACGCCGGTCGCGCCAATGTCAGCTTCTCCGATCTCAACGAAGACCTGTGGTCGGGCGGGATCGACGTGTCCTACAAGGTTTCGCCCGCGATCACCGCGACGGTCGGCTACGCCTATACCGATACCCGCCGCACCAGCTCGCGCCGCGACTTCCAGTGGCGTGCGGTCGATCTGCCCGATGGCGTGAACCTGTTCCGCCCCGACTACCTGCTCAGCAATGCGGTCATCAAGGCATTCAACATCGGCCTCGTCGATACGAACGAAGGCAATCCCGCCTTCCTCGCCACCTTGAAAAACCACGGGGCTTACGCAAAGATCGATGCGCAGCTGACCGATACCCTGCAACTCGATGCAGGCGTCCGCTACGAAACGGCGAAGATGGCCGTATCGGCGATTCCGGTGTTCAAGGACGTCACGGCTATCACGGCGCCGACCAGCCTGAACAACGGCTACTGGCTGCCGGCGGCCACGCTGACCTGGTCGTTCCGCGATGACATGCAGTTGCGCGCCAACGCGTCGAAGACGATCGCCCGCCCGCAATTCCGCGAGCTGATCTACCAGTTCTACTTCGATCCCGACACCAACCGCACCTATCGCGGCAACCCCAACCTGCAGGACAGCACGCTGACCAACGCCGAGGCCCGCTACGAGTGGTACTATGCGCGGGATCAGCGCTTCTCGATCGCCGGTTTCTGGAAGCGCATCGACAAGCCGATCGAAAGCTTCGTCAGCCTCGAGAGCGACAACTTCATCACCAGCTTCGCCAATGCGCCGAAGGCCGATCTCTACGGCGCGGAAATCGAGCTGCAGAAGTACTTTGACCTCGCCGACTGGGGCGGGATGTGGGAGTCGCGCCGCTTTGCCGTGATCGCCAACTACACCTACACCAAGTCTAAGCTGAAGGTGAAGGAAGGCGACCAGACTTCCTACTACCTCGCCGCATCGACCCGTGCGCTGGACTACTTCCGCGATGGCGCACCCCTGACCGGGCAAAGCGAGCACATTGCCAACGTTCAGCTCGGCCTTGAAGACACCGACAAGCTATCGCAGCAGACCATCCTGCTCAGCTACGCCAGCAAGCGCGTCTTCAGCCGCGGTCTGCTCAACACCGGCCAGCCCGATGTCATCCAGGACCCGGGCCTGCGCATCGATTTCGTCGCGCGCCAGGGCTTCAAGCTGTTCAAGAACGATCTCGAACTCAAGTTCGAAGCGCGCAACATCACCGGTCGCCGCAACTACGAATATCAGCAGTCCGGCGCCAACCGCGTCGAAGTCAACTCGTACGACGTGGGGCGCACCTTCGCCCTGTCGGCATCGATGACGTTCTGA
- a CDS encoding aldo/keto reductase family oxidoreductase encodes MNELPLPPAFRPLGSSGIAVSPLAWGMWRLAEDGRSVADAAKLVHAALDAGITFLDTADIYGFDGQAGFGDAEVLLGEVFAAEPALRDRVVLATKGGILPPLPYDQSRDYLRSAIEDSLRRLQTDVIDLWQIHRPDILAHPHETARVLDDAVAAGKVRALGVSNFTTHQIAALNHFLGEKLATTQPEISPLQINCFENGELDQAMQLGLTPMAWSPLGGGRLTGPKLDREMAVASALDVVADAQGVSRAVAAYSWLLAHPAGIVPIIGSQKPQRIAEGAAALKVRWTRTDWYAVLVAARGSGFRSSSCTRYEPTFHRVRC; translated from the coding sequence ATGAACGAATTGCCCCTGCCACCTGCTTTCCGCCCGCTCGGGTCTTCCGGCATTGCCGTTTCGCCGCTTGCCTGGGGCATGTGGCGCCTTGCCGAGGACGGCCGCAGCGTGGCTGACGCGGCGAAGCTGGTTCACGCAGCGCTCGACGCCGGGATCACCTTCCTTGATACCGCCGACATCTACGGGTTTGACGGGCAGGCAGGCTTTGGCGATGCCGAGGTTTTGCTGGGCGAGGTCTTCGCCGCAGAACCTGCGCTGCGCGATCGCGTGGTGCTGGCCACCAAAGGCGGCATCCTGCCGCCACTGCCCTATGACCAGAGCCGGGACTATCTGCGCTCGGCGATCGAGGATTCCCTCCGACGCCTGCAGACCGACGTTATCGACTTGTGGCAGATCCATCGGCCGGACATCCTGGCCCATCCGCACGAAACTGCGCGGGTCCTCGATGATGCGGTGGCTGCGGGCAAGGTACGCGCACTCGGCGTATCAAACTTCACCACCCACCAGATCGCCGCACTCAACCACTTTCTGGGTGAAAAGCTGGCGACGACCCAGCCCGAGATCAGCCCGCTGCAGATCAATTGCTTCGAGAACGGCGAACTCGATCAGGCTATGCAGCTGGGCCTGACGCCGATGGCCTGGTCGCCGCTTGGTGGTGGCCGTCTGACAGGGCCGAAGCTGGATCGCGAAATGGCAGTGGCTTCCGCGCTCGATGTCGTGGCCGACGCGCAGGGCGTATCCCGCGCAGTCGCGGCATATTCATGGCTCCTGGCGCATCCTGCGGGCATCGTGCCGATCATCGGATCGCAAAAGCCGCAGCGCATTGCCGAGGGCGCAGCCGCGCTCAAGGTGCGGTGGACGCGAACGGATTGGTACGCCGTGCTCGTTGCGGCGCGGGGGAGCGGCTTCCGTAGCTCCTCCTGCACCCGATACGAGCCGACGTTTCACAGGGTCAGATGCTAG
- the queF gene encoding preQ(1) synthase — protein sequence MTKTPLFLGQNSALPASPDEAVLDYVPNPRPGTLYMIRFAAPEFTSLCPVTGQPDFAHLVIDYAPGETIVESKALKLFLGSFRNHAGFHEDVTVGIGQRLFAEMKPQWLRIGGYWYPRGGIPIDVFWQSDAPPAGLWLPDQGVAPYRGRG from the coding sequence ATGACCAAGACTCCTCTTTTCCTCGGGCAGAACTCCGCCCTGCCGGCATCGCCGGACGAAGCCGTGCTCGATTATGTGCCCAATCCGCGCCCGGGCACGCTTTACATGATCCGCTTCGCCGCGCCCGAGTTTACCTCGCTGTGCCCGGTGACGGGCCAGCCCGACTTCGCCCATCTAGTAATTGACTATGCGCCGGGCGAGACGATCGTCGAATCCAAGGCACTCAAGCTGTTCCTCGGATCTTTCCGCAATCACGCCGGCTTTCACGAGGACGTGACCGTCGGCATCGGCCAGCGCCTGTTTGCCGAGATGAAGCCGCAATGGTTGAGGATCGGTGGGTACTGGTATCCTCGCGGCGGCATTCCGATCGACGTGTTCTGGCAGTCGGATGCCCCGCCGGCGGGTCTGTGGCTGCCTGACCAGGGGGTTGCGCCCTATCGTGGTCGGGGCTGA
- the sseA gene encoding 3-mercaptopyruvate sulfurtransferase, whose protein sequence is MDSLVSTQWLADEMGASDLRIVDATAFLPEHGRVPRLEYEACHIPGAVFMDLAELVDTASPVPNTLPSAEKFASRMQTLGLGDGSRIVIYDDSPVKTSTRAWFMLTKFGAQNVALLDGGIAKWKAEGRKCAQGVETLRQRHFTVWSDDSHVRSKADVLANLDSNAEQVMDARGAGRFTGDVPETNPALASGHIPGARNLPYSSLFNPDGTWKSPDAIRDLFEAAGIDLSRPLISSCGSGMTANVLIFAAHLIGKEDVSLYDGSWSEWGMDPATPKATGAA, encoded by the coding sequence ATGGACTCACTGGTTTCGACCCAGTGGCTCGCGGACGAAATGGGCGCGAGCGATCTACGTATTGTCGACGCTACGGCATTCTTGCCAGAGCATGGTCGCGTGCCGCGCCTGGAATATGAGGCATGCCACATTCCCGGCGCCGTTTTCATGGATCTGGCCGAGCTGGTCGATACAGCCTCGCCCGTGCCCAACACCTTGCCGTCTGCCGAAAAGTTCGCCAGCCGTATGCAGACCCTTGGCCTTGGCGACGGCAGCCGCATCGTGATCTATGATGACAGCCCGGTGAAGACGTCGACACGGGCGTGGTTCATGCTGACCAAGTTCGGTGCACAGAATGTGGCGCTGCTCGATGGCGGAATCGCCAAGTGGAAAGCCGAAGGCCGCAAGTGCGCACAAGGTGTTGAAACCTTGAGACAACGCCACTTCACAGTGTGGTCCGATGACAGCCATGTGCGTTCAAAGGCCGATGTGCTCGCCAATCTCGACAGCAACGCCGAACAGGTCATGGATGCGCGGGGCGCCGGACGCTTCACGGGCGATGTCCCGGAGACCAACCCGGCGCTGGCAAGCGGCCATATCCCCGGCGCGCGCAACCTGCCCTATTCCAGTCTTTTCAATCCCGATGGCACGTGGAAATCGCCCGATGCGATCCGGGACCTGTTCGAAGCTGCCGGCATCGACCTGTCGCGTCCGCTGATCTCGTCCTGCGGCTCAGGAATGACCGCCAACGTGCTGATTTTCGCGGCCCATCTGATCGGCAAGGAAGACGTCTCGCTCTATGACGGATCGTGGAGCGAATGGGGGATGGACCCGGCGACGCCGAAGGCGACCGGCGCGGCCTGA